From a single Brassica napus cultivar Da-Ae chromosome C9, Da-Ae, whole genome shotgun sequence genomic region:
- the LOC106417289 gene encoding uncharacterized protein LOC106417289 has translation MKNDRSEIAENPSPLVGLSGETTLALESINLITCVIQRNHGHTVVESYAGNSINVPSLPQVVNPLRNRDDLGKLEGITSLLCRRNKTKKSDSETIPRKKLASDQKAQEQDSAELFWQLRKAEILEEKREPTCKPVVSVCLDEAFPERCIEIGANLHEPLRTKLIACLRKNLHAFASAAEDMPGIDIKITCHELNIDPTFKPVKQKRQKLGPERATAVNDEVEKLLKVGSITEVRYPDWLANPVVVKKKNGKWRVCGKRTFILHGCFLGLQSNYDEP, from the exons ATGAAGAATGACCGGTCAGAAATCGCGGAAAACCCTAGCCCGCTAGTAGGACTCTCAGGGGAGACCACTTTGGCACTCGAGTCAATTAACCTCATA ACCTGCGTCATACAACGTAATCATGGACACACCGTCGTTGAATCTTATGCAGGCAAttccatcaacgtaccatctttgcctcaagttgtCAACCCCTTGCGGAATCGAGACGATCTGGGGAAACTCGAGGGTATCACAAGTCTGCTTTGCCGCagaaataaaacgaaaaaaTCAGATTCCGAGACCATTCCTAGGAAAAAGTTGGCCTCCGACCAAAAAGCCCAAGAACAAGATTCAGCAGAACTCTTCTGGCAATTAAGGAAAGCCGAGATTCTAGAAGAAAAGCGCGAGCCAACCTGCAAACCCGTAGTATCAGTATGTCTTGACGAAGCATTCCCCGAACGATGCATCGAGATCGGAGCCAACCTCCATGAACCTTTAAGGACTAAGCTCATAGCTTGTCTAAGAAAGAATCTCCACGCGTTCGCCTCGGCTGCGGAAGACATGCCAGGGATTGACATCAAAATAACCTGCCACGAGCTGAATATCGATCCAACCTTCAAACcagtcaaacagaaaagacaAAAGTTGGGACCCGAGCGCGCTACTGCGGTCAACGACGAAGTTGAAAAACTGCTTAAAGTCGGATCGATAACAGAAGTGAGGTAcccagactggctcgccaaccctgtAGTGGTCAAGAAGAAAAACGGAAAGTGGCGAGTCTGTGGGAAACGAACttttatccttcatggatgTTTTCTCGGGTTAcaatcaaattatgatgaaccctAA
- the LOC106418492 gene encoding thylakoid lumenal 17.4 kDa protein, chloroplastic, protein MIQNEFEIDNSTVVRCPMAEEKLKTLISFMASLPVQFSRNHHLSTPNFSSRFRRSTEQRSFVALVHCSARENGDADVRGIKKSLFPVKELGCLACAALSAFTLTLASPVIAANQRLPPLSTDPTRCEQAFVGNTIGQANGVYDKPLDLRFCDYTNDQSNLKGKTLSAALMSGAKFDGADMTEVVMSKAYAVGASFKGVNFSNAVIDRVNFGKSDLKGAVFKNTVLSGSTFDEANLEDVVFEDTIIGYIDLQKICRNETINEEGRLVLGCR, encoded by the exons ATGATCCAAAACGAATTTGAGATAGATAACTCAACGGTTGTCCGTTGTCCGATGGCAGAAGAAAAACTCAAAACACTCATATCATTCATGGCTTCGCTTCCTGTCCAGTTCTCCAGGAATCATCATCTCTCTACCCCCAATTTCTCCAGTAGATTCCGCCGTTCCACGGAGCAGAGATCTTTTGTAGCTCTTGTTCATTGCTCCG CTAGAGAAAACGGAGACGCTGATGTTCGAGGAATCAAGAAGAGTTTGTTTCCTGTTAAGGAGCTTGGATGTCTCGCTTGCGCCGCTCTTTCCGCTTTCACTCTTACATTAGCTTCTCCCGTCATTGCTGCTAACCAG agACTTCCTCCGCTTTCAACAGATCCAACACGGTGTGAACAAGCTTTTGTTGGTAACACGATAGGTCAAGCAAACGGGGTCTATGACAAGCCACTCGATCTCAGGTTCTGCGACTACACAAACGATCAGTCCAATCTCAAAGGCAAGACTCTCTCTGCAGCCTTGATGTCAGGCGCCAAGTTTGATGGTGCTGACATGACTGAAGTCGTTATGTCAAAAGCTTACGCCGTTGGAGCAAGCTTCAAGG GGGTGAATTTCTCGAATGCTGTCATCGACCGGGTGAACTTCGGGAAGTCGGATCTAAAAGGAGCTGTGTTCAAGAACACGGTGTTGTCAGGTTCGACATTCGACGAGGCAAACCTGGAGGATGTGGTCTTTGAGGACACCATCATTGGTTACATAGACCTTCAGAAGATTTGTAGGAACGAGACTATtaacgaagaaggaagactCGTCTTGGGTTGCAGATAA
- the LOC106418465 gene encoding WD repeat-containing protein 44-like, protein MDYSSQEEDLHFFDANEEEMMNPSAFDFHVWNDSPGSVVERRRRFLEWMGVEGDLKNMDVESQEICIEAEQGFSSFSSQVTSSGSGSSLVEASEELSLMRVDKNVGGYDVTRRESSSTAASSDSKCCQVKETEKQSKKGWLTRLLSMGCSADTKVESGGGIRASSTGYGDVLSRVKVKHCKKQAKELSALYQCQDIKGHNGSILAMKFSGDGKYLASAGEDGVVRVWKVIEDKRSRLLRKDCLNEINPSCIYFEVNDLSQLKPVLLDEDKKPNKTTESFKKTSDSACIVFPPKVFRLVEKPLHEFRGHAGEVLDISWSKDNSLLSASMDKTVRLWKLGSNVCRGVFPHNGYVTSVQFNPVNENYFMSGSIDGKVRIWNISGCNVVDWADLKDIISAVCYRPDGQGGIIGSLTGSCRFFSMCGDYLELDSQIHLHHKKKSSNKRITGFQFLPQDQSKVLVVSADSKVRILQGNDVVRKYKGVCKTRSLTSASLTSDGKHIVSACEDSNVYIWSNGEELDSSSSSQTKKIKSFERFSTNASVAATWSGFSDYNTSLPFASPPCLSLNEGYVPGSVPKGSATWPEENLPANNPLSSMTASHYKFLKSSYQRSTSSLAWGMVIVTGGWDGRIKTFQNYGLPVTVT, encoded by the exons ATGGATTACTCGTCTCAAGAGGAAGATTTGCACTTCTTTGATGCCAACgaagaagagatgatgaatCCAAGTGCTTTTGATTTCCATGTTTGGAATGATTCGCCTGGAAGCGTTGTGGAGCGGCGGAGGAGGTTCTTGGAGTGGATGGGAGTCGAAGGAGATCTGAAGAATATGGATGTCGAGTCTCAAGAGATTTGTATTGAAGCTGAGCAAGGGTTCAGCAGTTTCTCTAGCCAGGTAACTTCCTCTGGTTCTGGTTCAAGCCTGGTGGAAGCTTCCGAGGAGTTGTCTCTTATGAGAGTGGATAAAAATGTGGGTGGATATGATGTGACGAGAAGGGAAAGCTCTTCAACGGCAGCAAGTTCTGATTCCAAATGTTGTCAGGTGAAGGAAACAGAGAAGCAGAGCAAGAAGGGATGGTTAACAAGGCTGCTCTCTATGGGATGTTCAGCGGATACAAAGGTGGAATCTGGTGGTGGAATCAGAGCTTCTTCCACTGGCTATGGTGATGTGCTTTCAAGAGTTAAGGTCAAGCATTGTAAGAAACAAGCCAAGGAGCTCTCAGCTCTTTACCAGTGTCAAGACATTAAAGGACACAACGGTTCCATCTTGGCGATGAAGTTCAGCGGCGATGGGAAGTATCTTGCGAGCGCTGGTGAAGATGGGGTTGTGCGTGTGTGGAAAGTCATTGAGGACAAGAGATCTAGACTACTTCGAAAGGATTGCCTTAACGAGATAAACCCTTCTTGTATCTACTTCGAGGTAAACGATCTTTCTCAGTTGAAACCTGTCTTGTTGGATGAGGATAAGAAACCAAACAAGACGACAGAAAGTTTCAAGAAAACATCTGATTCAGCCTGCATTGTCTTTCCTCCTAAAGTTTTCCGGTTAGTGGAGAAACCGTTACATGAGTTCCGTGGCCACGCTGGTGAAGTCTTGGACATCTCTTGGTCAAAGGATAAT TCTCTTCTCTCGGCGTCAATGGATAAAACTGTCCGGTTATGGAAACTCGGTAGCAATGTTTGCCGTGGAGTTTTCCCTCACAATGGTTATG TAACCTCTGTTCAGTTCAACCCTGTAAATGAGAACTACTTCATGAGTGGTTCAATTGATGGAAAAGTTCGGATCTGGAACATTTCTGGTTGCAACGTTGTTGATTGGGCTGATCTTAAAGACATTATATCCGCAGTGTGTTACCGTCCGGATGGACAGGGAGGAATCATTGGTTCTCTAACCGGAAGTTGCAGATTCTTTAGCATGTGTGGAGACTACTTGGAGCTGGACTCTCAGATACATTTGCATCACAAGAAGAAGTCTTCAAATAAACGGATTACTGGTTTTCAG TTCTTACCACAAGACCAGAGCAAAGTCCTGGTTGTTTCTgcggattccaaagtcagaatCCTCCAAGGGAACGATGTCGTCAGAAAATACAAAGGCGTTTGCAAGACGAGGAGCCTCACATCAGCGTCTCTCACGTCTGATGGAAAGCACATTGTTTCAGCTTGTGAGGACTCCAATGTATATATATGGAGCAATGGAGAGGAATTagattcatcttcttcttcccaaaCCAAGAAGATTAAATCTTTTGAACGTTTCTCCACCAATGCATCGGTAGCAGCTACCTGGAGTGGATTCTCAGATTACAACACGTCTCTCCCGTTTGCTTCACCCCCTTGCTTATCTCTCAACGAAGGATACGTCCCTGGATCAGTTCCCAAAGGAAGCGCAACATGGCCAGAGGAAAACTTACCTGCTAACAATCCTCTCTCTTCAATGACTGCATCTCATTACAAGTTTCTTAAGTCATCATACCAGAGATCAACTAGCTCTCTGGCATGGGGTATGGTCATTGTAACAGGTGGTTGGGACGGAAGGATCAAAACGTTTCAGAACTACGGCTTGCCTGTGACTGTAACTTGA